The Pseudomonas eucalypticola genome has a window encoding:
- the glnT gene encoding type III glutamate--ammonia ligase — MLPEETQRIIEQHGIKYVLAQFVDIHGAAKTKSVPVCGLKTVAEEGAGFAGFAICGMGMEPHGPDFMARGDLSTLTPVPWQPGYGRVVCIGHVEGKPHPYDSRYVLQQQVQRLADKGWTLNTGLEPEFNLMRRDASGKLQLVDASDNLDKPCYDYKGLSRSREFLERLTEALQKVDFEIYQIDHEDANGQFEINYTYSDAMTSADRFTFFRMAAGEIANDLGMICSFMPKPDPKRAGNGMHFHLSIASADNKNLFHDASDPSGMGLSKLAYHFAAGLLAHGPALCAFAAPTVNSYKRLVVGNSLSGATWAPAFIAFGSNNRSAMVRVPYGRLEFRLPDAGCNPYLVTAAIIAAGLDGIDRQLMPDQVCNENLYKLSLEEIAARGIKTLPQSLKEACDALEADPLFSEVLGQEIVGEFIKLKRMEWVEYSRHVSDWEIQRYTEFF, encoded by the coding sequence ATGTTGCCAGAAGAAACCCAGCGCATTATCGAGCAGCACGGGATCAAGTACGTGCTGGCGCAGTTCGTCGATATCCACGGTGCCGCCAAGACCAAGTCGGTACCGGTGTGTGGCCTCAAGACCGTGGCCGAGGAAGGCGCGGGTTTCGCCGGCTTCGCCATCTGCGGCATGGGCATGGAACCCCACGGCCCGGACTTCATGGCCCGTGGCGACCTGTCCACCCTGACCCCGGTGCCATGGCAGCCAGGCTACGGCCGGGTGGTGTGCATCGGCCACGTGGAAGGCAAGCCTCACCCCTATGACAGCCGCTATGTACTGCAACAGCAAGTGCAGCGCCTGGCTGACAAAGGCTGGACCCTGAACACCGGCCTGGAGCCGGAATTCAACCTGATGCGCCGCGACGCCAGCGGCAAGTTGCAACTGGTGGACGCCAGCGACAACCTCGACAAGCCTTGCTACGACTATAAGGGCCTGTCCCGCTCGCGCGAGTTCCTGGAGCGCTTGACCGAAGCGTTGCAGAAAGTCGATTTCGAGATCTACCAGATCGACCATGAGGACGCCAACGGCCAGTTCGAGATCAACTACACCTACAGCGACGCCATGACCTCGGCCGACCGCTTCACCTTCTTCCGCATGGCCGCCGGCGAGATCGCCAACGACCTGGGCATGATCTGCTCGTTCATGCCCAAGCCGGACCCCAAGCGCGCCGGCAATGGCATGCACTTTCACCTGTCCATCGCCAGCGCCGACAACAAGAACCTCTTCCACGACGCCAGTGATCCCAGCGGCATGGGCCTGTCGAAGCTGGCCTACCACTTCGCCGCAGGCCTGCTGGCCCACGGCCCGGCGCTGTGTGCCTTTGCTGCGCCCACGGTCAACTCCTACAAGCGCCTGGTGGTGGGCAACTCGTTGTCCGGCGCAACCTGGGCGCCGGCCTTCATTGCCTTCGGTTCCAACAACCGTTCGGCCATGGTCCGCGTGCCTTACGGCCGCCTGGAATTTCGCCTGCCGGATGCCGGGTGCAACCCGTACCTGGTCACCGCCGCCATCATTGCCGCTGGCCTGGACGGCATCGACCGCCAGTTGATGCCCGACCAGGTGTGCAACGAAAACCTCTACAAGCTGAGCCTGGAAGAAATCGCCGCGCGCGGCATCAAGACCTTGCCGCAGTCGCTGAAGGAAGCCTGCGACGCGCTGGAAGCCGACCCGTTGTTCAGCGAGGTGCTGGGCCAGGAAATCGTCGGCGAGTTCATCAAGCTCAAGCGCATGGAGTGGGTGGAATACAGCCGCCACGTCTCCGACTGGGAGATCCAGCGCTACACCGAATTCTTTTGA
- a CDS encoding helix-turn-helix domain-containing protein, translating into MNMPIEPQPRLKLEQYLGMQIKRQRQAQELKLADVARIAGISQGMLSKIENAQVSTSLDTLSRLCDVLGMPMSKLFSQYDQQGSSALLVKADEGLEVVRRGTEKGHTYHLLNHTRGPKKSFEAYMVSMDDASEEFPTFSHPGTEFLHLLEGELIYRHGNQLYRMEAGDSLTFDGEIPHGPEQLVQVPIKLLSIMNYGTDTP; encoded by the coding sequence ATGAATATGCCTATCGAGCCCCAACCCCGCCTCAAGCTCGAGCAATACCTGGGGATGCAGATCAAGCGCCAGCGCCAGGCGCAGGAACTCAAACTGGCGGATGTAGCGCGTATCGCCGGCATCAGCCAGGGCATGCTGAGCAAGATCGAGAACGCCCAGGTGTCCACCAGCCTCGACACCCTCAGCCGCCTGTGCGATGTGCTGGGCATGCCCATGTCCAAGCTCTTCAGCCAATACGACCAGCAAGGCAGCAGCGCGCTGCTGGTCAAGGCCGATGAAGGCCTGGAGGTGGTACGCCGGGGCACCGAGAAGGGCCACACCTACCACTTGCTTAACCATACTCGCGGGCCGAAGAAGAGCTTCGAGGCGTACATGGTCAGCATGGACGACGCCAGCGAGGAGTTCCCGACCTTCTCGCACCCGGGTACCGAGTTTCTGCACCTGTTGGAAGGCGAACTGATTTACCGGCACGGCAACCAGCTGTACCGCATGGAGGCGGGTGACAGCCTGACCTTCGATGGCGAGATACCCCATGGCCCCGAGCAATTGGTGCAGGTGCCGATCAAGCTGTTGTCGATCATGAATTACGGCACCGACACCCCCTAG
- a CDS encoding class II glutamine amidotransferase: MCGIVGLYLKNPQLEAQLGKLFEPMLEAMTDRGPDSAGFAIYGDEVADGWVKLTLQSTTDGFDFHALMSALEGQLGCSLDWFQNATAAVLKVNTDEASVRAALAELAPELRIMSAGQSIEILKGMGLPREISQRFGLAGMKGSHIIGHTRMATESAVTMEGSHPFSTGADLCLVHNGSLSNHFRLRQELKREGITFETDNDTEVAAGYLTWRLQQGDSLKEALDNSLENLDGFYTFAIGTRNGFAVIRDPIACKPAILAETDDYVAMASEYQALSSLPGIENAKIWEPAPATLYVWERESA; encoded by the coding sequence ATGTGTGGAATCGTGGGGCTGTACCTGAAGAACCCGCAACTCGAAGCCCAGCTGGGCAAGCTGTTTGAACCCATGCTGGAGGCCATGACCGACCGCGGCCCGGACAGCGCCGGCTTTGCCATCTACGGCGACGAAGTGGCCGATGGCTGGGTCAAGCTGACCTTGCAGAGCACCACCGACGGTTTCGATTTTCACGCGCTGATGAGCGCCCTTGAAGGGCAGTTGGGTTGCTCGCTGGACTGGTTCCAGAACGCTACCGCCGCCGTGCTCAAGGTCAACACCGACGAGGCCAGCGTCCGCGCCGCCCTGGCCGAGCTGGCGCCTGAACTGCGCATCATGAGTGCCGGGCAGAGCATCGAAATCCTCAAGGGCATGGGCCTGCCACGGGAAATTTCCCAACGTTTCGGCCTGGCCGGCATGAAGGGCAGCCACATCATCGGCCATACCCGCATGGCCACCGAAAGCGCGGTGACCATGGAAGGCAGTCACCCGTTTTCCACCGGTGCCGACTTGTGCCTGGTGCACAACGGCTCGCTGTCCAACCACTTCCGCCTGCGCCAGGAACTCAAGCGCGAAGGCATCACGTTCGAGACCGACAACGACACCGAAGTGGCGGCCGGTTACCTCACCTGGCGCCTGCAGCAAGGCGACTCGCTGAAAGAAGCGCTGGATAACTCGCTGGAAAACCTCGACGGCTTCTACACCTTCGCCATCGGCACCCGCAACGGTTTCGCGGTGATCCGCGACCCGATCGCGTGCAAACCGGCCATCCTCGCCGAGACCGATGACTACGTGGCCATGGCCTCGGAGTATCAGGCGCTGTCGAGCCTGCCGGGCATCGAAAACGCGAAAATCTGGGAGCCGGCGCCGGCCACCCTTTACGTCTGGGAACGCGAGTCGGCCTAA
- the purU gene encoding formyltetrahydrofolate deformylase, whose translation MQHEKHQFILKISCPATSGIVAAVTSYLAGNACYIGEMAQFDDELSGRFFMRAVFRFNDGHAGDIAQLKAGFVDVAGKFDMDWELHDNSQPMRVLLMVSKFDHCLTDLLYRYHKGEMDMTITAIVSNHLELRPMAEREGIRFIYLPVTKDTKAQQEAELMKVVDDTRTDLVVLARYMQILSDDLCRQLSGRAINIHHSFLPGFKGAKPYHQAYQRGVKLIGATAHYVTSDLDEGPIIEQEVQRVDHAYLPDDLVAIGRDTETVALSKAVKYHLQHRVFLNQDRTVIFR comes from the coding sequence ATGCAACACGAAAAACACCAATTCATTCTCAAGATCAGCTGCCCAGCCACGTCGGGCATCGTGGCCGCCGTGACGTCGTACCTGGCGGGCAACGCGTGCTACATCGGCGAGATGGCGCAGTTCGACGACGAACTGAGCGGGCGGTTTTTCATGCGGGCGGTGTTCCGCTTCAACGATGGCCATGCAGGGGATATCGCCCAGCTCAAGGCCGGCTTTGTCGACGTGGCGGGCAAGTTCGACATGGACTGGGAGCTGCACGACAACAGCCAGCCCATGCGCGTGCTTCTGATGGTGAGCAAGTTCGACCACTGCCTCACCGACCTGCTGTACCGCTACCACAAAGGCGAGATGGACATGACCATCACCGCCATCGTCTCGAACCACCTGGAACTGCGGCCCATGGCCGAACGCGAGGGCATTCGCTTCATCTACCTGCCCGTGACCAAAGACACCAAGGCCCAGCAGGAAGCCGAGCTGATGAAGGTAGTGGACGACACCCGCACCGACCTGGTGGTGCTGGCGCGGTACATGCAGATTCTGTCCGACGACCTGTGCCGGCAACTGTCGGGGCGGGCCATCAACATCCACCACTCGTTCCTGCCCGGCTTCAAGGGCGCCAAGCCCTACCACCAGGCCTACCAGCGCGGCGTGAAACTGATTGGCGCCACGGCCCACTACGTCACCAGCGACCTGGACGAAGGCCCGATCATCGAGCAGGAAGTTCAGCGCGTGGACCACGCCTACCTGCCCGACGACCTGGTGGCCATCGGCCGCGACACTGAAACCGTGGCCCTGTCCAAGGCGGTGAAATACCACCTGCAGCACCGGGTGTTCCTCAACCAGGACCGCACGGTGATCT